TGATTCTGGTGTGTTCCCCCCGCTTATTGTCCGAGTCATCGGTCAATACCCCGGAACAACTCCTGCTGCACCATTCCCCGGTCTTCGTCACCAATCCCAGAAGACAGAATGACTGGCATCTCTGGTGTCAGGCCAATCAGTACCGAGTGCCCGCCCAGCAACGGAACTTATGTTTCACAACGTCGGCGCATGCTGTTCAGGCCACCTTACGCGGGCTCGGCGTGCTGGTAACCCATCGATTGTTTGTCCGGGACGATATTCGGCAAGGGTTGCTGGCCGAGGTCGGGCCTGCGGTGCTCAATCCGCAGCAGGCTTATTTTCTCGTGTGCCACCGCGACAAATTAAAACAGGAAAGTGTGATGACCCTGCGGGCCTGGCTCCGCAGTGAATTCAGCCAGCTCAGTGAGTGAGTCAGGATTTTTTACACCTTTCTCAGGCGAAAGACCGCCCTGGCTGCGATGACTGAGAAAAGGTGTCAGTATTTTTTACATCTGACGACAAGCTCATCCCAAAGATGACGAGGAATTAATGCCTTAGCATGATGGCACCGAAATTGCTCATCCCTTACGACCAACTTAGTTGGGTGTTCACCCCCGATTCTGTCGTACGTGAGGAGTAATCTAATGTCATTGTCGATTAAAAAAGCTTTGATTCCGGTTGCACTGGCCGCAACACTGGGCACCAGCATGCAGGCCAACGCGGATATTTTAGAACTGGCCCTGTTAATTGATGGTTCAGGCAGTATAGGTTCCACGGATTTTGCCAACCAAATCAGTGGCTATACCAACATTTTAAATTCAGCCGGCTTTTACAACACCTTCATCGATCCAAGCCCTTATACCGAGGTTTACGTCAGCGCATGGACCTTCTCCGGCACCGCCGTGCAGGTCGTCGACTGGACACTGCTCGACAGTGATGCCGCAGCGGCTGGCTTTGCAACCGACCTGACGAATGGCGCGTCTTACGCCGGCGGGTCGACCAACACACAAGACGCGATTCTGGATGCGATGGCTGCATTCTCAATCGGCTCACAGGATTACAAGTTCGTGATTGATATCTCCACGGACGGTGTGCCAACGTCCGACAATGATCCGGGCGATCCCAGTACGAATGCGCTGATTGCTGCCAATGCAGCCCGTGATTTGGGGATCACCATTAACGCACTGGGCGTCGGTGGCGTTGATCAGAGCTTCCTTGAAGCTTTAGTCGGGATCAATCCGGCAGACACGCCATTAGGTTTTTATCTTGAAGCCAGTAACTTTGGTTCAGACTTTCAGGATGCACTGGTCCGTAAGTTTGGTCGAGAGATCACTGATATGCCGGAGCCAACCTCCATGGCCTTTTTAGGTCTCGGCGTTCTCGGACTGGGCCTTCTTCGCCGCCGCCAGAAACAATAACCGGTATCCCTTCTTCCTCTCCCAAATAACAGAAAGCTCCTGACAACAGGGGCTTTCCATCATCCTCGGTGCATCATCGATTCCCGGTGACACGCATTTACAGACTTTCACCTTCGGCGGTCGCGGCAGTTTTCATGGCTTGCTCTTTGGCGACGCGGATAAATTCCTCGAATTCTTGCTGCATTCCGGCAATATCCATAGGCACAACCGTTTCCCAGTGTTCTCCGAAGTCAGCCGTACGCACAACCTGCCCCTGATCACACAAAAAATACAGCATGTTTTTATCAGTCAGCTCAGGCAACATGGTTTCACAACCCGCTTTAGAAGCACCATGATGCTGCCATGCCTCTTGATCACTGAGCCGATCCCTTTTCGCGGAAATCAGTTTCAGCGCACTGTCGCCATTGTTAGCAACAACGCGCCCCAGAGAAACCACAACGCCATCCTCTGTCATTGCAGGCAGGCTTCGCTCTGTCTTACCGTCACCCAAAAAATACAGGTGACGCTGAATCGTCTGCCACGCATCTCCATCATTGAAGCTGATGATCTGATCCCCCACACCATCCCACTGACTTACCGACAGACCCATTAAAACACCATCATTGAGTCTGGCCATTTTCACCAGGGGTTCTGATTCAGAAACAATCCATTGGCCGGTGGTGACATCGAAATCCGATTTCTGATTATCGTTCAGAATACGTATCTGACCCTTCGCATTGATCAGCGGAAACAGCCCCCCGTTCTGGACCCAGCCACCATTTGCCGGTTTT
The Photobacterium sp. GJ3 DNA segment above includes these coding regions:
- a CDS encoding DUF1194 domain-containing protein, yielding MSLSIKKALIPVALAATLGTSMQANADILELALLIDGSGSIGSTDFANQISGYTNILNSAGFYNTFIDPSPYTEVYVSAWTFSGTAVQVVDWTLLDSDAAAAGFATDLTNGASYAGGSTNTQDAILDAMAAFSIGSQDYKFVIDISTDGVPTSDNDPGDPSTNALIAANAARDLGITINALGVGGVDQSFLEALVGINPADTPLGFYLEASNFGSDFQDALVRKFGREITDMPEPTSMAFLGLGVLGLGLLRRRQKQ